The Huiozyma naganishii CBS 8797 chromosome 1, complete genome genome window below encodes:
- the PHO8 gene encoding alkaline phosphatase PHO8 (similar to Saccharomyces cerevisiae PHO8 (YDR481C); ancestral locus Anc_8.501), translating into MATGEDTTLLHNSRVKKQAGPTVSRGKKKAVVVTSLIVIAVLTLFIHWIDQSAYGPGKSHRSSSNKKNLIFFVTDGMGPASLSLTRSFRQYVDGLPINDTLQLDRHLIGSSRTRSSDSLVTDSAAGATAFSCGLKSYNGAIGVDQFKSPCGTILEAAKLEGLLTGLVVTTRITDATPASFSAHADYRIQEDLIALHQIGEYPLGPVVDLIIGGGRTHFYPKSDPGFGSRTDGRNLIKEVQKRGWQYVSDRAEFDALQLGKNVSLPLLALLADNDIPFDLDRDEKVYPSLEEQTMTALTALSEATRDSDKGFFLLVEGSRIDHAGHQNDPSAQVREVLAFDKAFAAAMEFADNSDVETILISTSDHETGGLVTARQVTKEYPDYLWKPEVLGNSSYSGEYAKRKILNYHADDKLDFVRHEVLERDLGITDYTEEDVAELASLKDSEAIQYKINDMISFRAQIGWTTHGHSAVDVNIYAYANEKNAWYDILDHLQGNHENTEIGQYMAKYLGLDLGSVTEKVNKTKHSPDMAVKELGTSEVYDENYHKLIDLQGL; encoded by the coding sequence ATGGCAACTGGCGAAGATACAACTCTGTTGCACAATAGCAGGGTGAAGAAGCAAGCTGGCCCCACCGTCAGCCGCGGTAAAAAGAAGGCCGTGGTGGTGACTTCGCTTATAGTTATTGCCGTGCTTACTTTATTCATCCACTGGATTGATCAAAGTGCGTATGGACCTGGCAAATCACACCGCAGCAGTAGCAATAAAAAGAATttgattttcttcgttACCGATGGGATGGGCCCCGCGTCTTTGTCGCTGACTCGGTCGTTCAGACAGTACGTAGATGGACTGCCCATCAACGACACGTTACAGCTGGACAGACACCTGATCGGGTCGTCGCGTACAAGATCCTCAGACTCACTAGTGACGGATTCTGCCGCTGGTGCCACCGCGTTTTCGTGTGGTTTAAAGAGCTACAACGGTGCGATCGGCGTTGACCAGTTTAAGTCACCATGCGGGACCATATTGGAGGCAGCGAAGCTGGAGGGGTTATTGACAGGTCTAGTCGtgacgacgaggataaCGGACGCGACACCGGCCTCATTCAGTGCACACGCAGACTACAGAATACAGGAAGATTTGATTGCGTTGCATCAGATCGGAGAATATCCTCTCGGTCCTGTTGTCGACTTGATAATTGGTGGAGGTAGGACGCACTTTTATCCGAAGAGCGATCCCGGGTTCGGTTCGAGAACCGATGGGAGGAACTTGATCAAGGAGGTGCAAAAAAGGGGCTGGCAGTACGTGTCGGACCGCGCAGAGTTCGATGCACTTCAACTGGGGAAGAACGTATCCTTGCCCCTGTTGGCATTGCTTGCCGATAACGATATTCCATTTGATTTAGACAGAGATGAAAAAGTGTATCCATCTCTAGAGGAACAAACGATGACCGCGTTGACTGCGCTGAGTGAAGCGACGAGAGATTCCGACAAGGGGTTCTTCCTTCTCGTGGAAGGGTCTAGAATCGACCATGCGGGCCACCAAAACGACCCATCCGCACAAGTGAGAGAGGTGCTAGCGTTCGATAAGGCTTTCGCCGCAGCAATGGAGTTTGCGGATAACTCTGACGTCGAGACAATTTTGATCTCCACGTCTGACCACGAGACCGGTGGACTGGTCACTGCGAGACAGGTGACGAAGGAGTACCCTGATTACCTTTGGAAACCAGAAGTGCTGGGCAACTCCTCGTACTCAGGGGAGTACGCCAAGAGGAAGATCCTAAACTATCATGCTGACGACAAGCTTGATTTTGTGCGGCACGAAGTGCTGGAACGTGACCTTGGTATCACTGACTACACGGAGGAGGATGTCGCGGAGCTTGCCAGCTTGAAGGACTCTGAGGCGATCCAGTACAAAATCAACGACATGATTTCGTTCCGGGCTCAAATTGGGTGGACTACACACGGGCACAGCGCGGTTGACGTCAACATCTACGCGTACGCGAACGAGAAGAACGCGTGGTACGACATCCTGGATCATTTGCAAGGGAACCACGAGAATACCGAGATAGGGCAGTACATGGCGAAATACTTGGGTTTGGATCTAGGGAGCGTCACGGAGAAGGTTAACAAGACGAAGCACTCGCCAGATATGGCCGTCAAAGAATTGGGCACATCTGAAGTTTACGATGAGAATTACCACAAGTTGATCGATCTCCAGGGATTATGA
- the KNAG0A03990 gene encoding ANP1/MMN9/VAN1 family protein (similar to Saccharomyces cerevisiae MNN9 (YPL050C); ancestral locus Anc_8.500), with translation MVNSKTLVSIAASLVLCLVTLPVLVSKIWYPSILGFHTSDLLNVDSLEREGTYYFSYASPFTKEYQYKDNRGAVETGGISYYNLNELAASPDAEGHSEHILVLIPLINFNSRFFENLFALTYPKQLIDLGVIVPDSKNATGILQALQETLAKVQANDSTRYNKITVLKDDNKWGNTDDPVAYRKQLAALKNQLLFSTLPPYCSWVLWLDSQITGTPTTLVQDLANHGKAILTTHIFNNSDGSPDSETLNNWVASDTWRSLATGMPHSRVVIEGVSHVYTDRPLMGQFYDAAASVLTEMELDSVSTACTLVKAEVHRDGAMFPNFAFHHLVETEGFARMARLLKHQAFGLPNYVVHRG, from the coding sequence ATGGTCAATTCAAAAACACTCGTGTCAATAGCCGCGTCACTCGTGCTTTGCTTAGTGACACTCCCCGTTTTGGTGAGTAAAATATGGTACCCGTCAATACTGGGCTTCCACACTTCAGATTTGCTCAATGTGGATTCCCTCGAGAGAGAGGGCACGTACTACTTCAGTTACGCAAGTCCGTTCACAAAGGAGTATCAGTACAAAGACAACAGAGGTGCCGTCGAGACTGGAGGTATCTCGTACTACAATTTGAACGAACTGGCCGCATCCCCGGACGCAGAGGGGCACAGTGAACATATCTTGGTACTGATCCCCTTGATCAATTTCAACAGCAGGTTCTTCGAAAACCTCTTCGCACTCACGTACCCGAAACAGCTGATCGATTTGGGGGTCATCGTCCCAGATTCTAAAAACGCTACGGGCATCCTACAGGCCCTACAGGAGACTTTGGCAAAAGTACAAGCGAACGACAGTACAAGGTACAACAAAATAAcagtcttgaaagatgacAACAAGTGGGGCAACACTGACGATCCGGTGGCATACAGGAAACAACTCGCAGCGTTGAAGAACCAGCTCTTGTTCTCGACACTCCCGCCGTACTGCAGCTGGGTCCTGTGGCTGGACTCACAGATCACCGGTACACCAACAACCCTGGTGCAAGACTTGGCGAACCATGGGAAGGCGATCCTAACAACACACatattcaacaacagcgaTGGCTCACCAGACAGCGAGACGCTGAACAACTGGGTCGCTAGCGACACATGGAGATCGCTCGCCACTGGGATGCCGCACAGTCGGGTCGTCATCGAGGGCGTGTCCCACGTGTACACGGACAGACCCCTCATGGGCCAGTTCTACGACGCCGCGGCATCCGTGCTCACAGAGATGGAACTCGATAGCGTGAGCACCGCATGCACGCTCGTCAAGGCGGAGGTGCACAGGGATGGCGCGATGTTCCCGAATTTTGCATTCCACCACCTCGTTGAAACGGAAGGTTTCGCCAGGATGGCAAGACTACTCAAGCACCAGGCTTTCGGATTACCAAACTACGTGGTACACCGAGGATAA
- the CTA1 gene encoding catalase A (similar to Saccharomyces cerevisiae CTA1 (YDR256C); ancestral locus Anc_8.497): MSAEDKTNTAEVREDRVVTNSNGIPMNDPFATQRIGEHGPLLMQDSNLIESLAHFNRERVPERNPHAHGSGAFGYFEVTDDITDICGSAMFDTIGKRTRCLTRFSTVGGEKGSADTARDPRGFATKFYTEEGNLDWVYNNTPVFFIRDPSKFPHFIHTQKRNPRTNLKDANMFWDFLTTPENQVAIHQVTILFSDRGTPASFRKMNGYSGHTYKWSNKKGDWHYVQVHIISDQGIENFTNEEAIEMAGKNPDYCTEDLANAIERGDAPSWTVSVQVMTEEQAKKLPFSVFDLTKVWSHKDFPLRRIGKLVLNENPQNFFAQIEQAAFAPSNTVPYQEASADPVLQSRLFAYADAHRYRIGPNYNQVPVNCPYASKFFTPVMRDGPMNVDGNFGSEPNYYSTNCKYQFIQQDRPIQQHQEVWQGPAIPYHWATSAGDIDYVQPRALYQKVLAKQPGAQERLAHNVGVHVANACSGIQERVFEMFSRVDPQLGNRIREIATEKTTENKMNKL; encoded by the coding sequence ATGTCTGCAGAGGATAAGACTAATACGGCTGAGGTGAGAGAGGACAGGGTGGTCACTAACTCCAACGGGATCCCCATGAACGATCCCTTTGCCACGCAGCGGATCGGGGAACATGGGCCCCTGTTGATGCAGGATTCTAATTTGATTGAGTCCCTGGCGCATTTCAACAGGGAGAGAGTCCCCGAGAGGAACCCACACGCTCATGGGAGCGGTGCGTTTGGGTATTTTGAAGTGACCGACGATATCACGGATATCTGTGGGTCCGCCATGTTCGACACCATTGGGAAGCGGACGAGGTGTTTGACCAGGTTCTCCACGGTGGGTGGGGAGAAAGGCTCTGCCGACACGGCAAGAGACCCTAGAGGGTTTGCCACCAAGTTTTACACGGAGGAGGGGAACTTGGACTGGGTGTACAACAACACTCCGGTCTTCTTCATTAGAGACCCCTCGAAATTCCCCCATTTCATTCACACCCAGAAGAGGAACCCACGGACTAACCTGAAGGACGCAAACATGTTCTGGGATTTCTTGACTACTCCGGAGAACCAAGTCGCTATCCACCAGGTGACTATCCTGTTCTCGGATAGGGGCACGCCAGCATCCTTTAGAAAGATGAACGGGTACTCCGGCCACACTTACAAGTGGTCAAACAAGAAGGGCGACTGGCACTACGTGCAAGTCCACATTATCTCGGACCAAGGGATCGAGAATTTCACCAACGAGGAGGCCATCGAAATGGCAGGTAAGAACCCAGACTACTGTACAGAGGACCTCGCGAACGCCATCGAAAGGGGCGATGCGCCCTCCTGGACAGTGTCCGTCCAGGTAATGACAGAGGAACAAGCCAAGAAACTGCCCTTCTCAGTGTTCGACCTGACAAAAGTCTGGTCGCACAAGGACTTCCCACTGCGTCGTATCGGCAAGCTCGTGCTGAACGAAAACCCGCAGAATTTCTTCGCACAGATAGAACAGGCCGCGTTCGCACCAAGTAACACGGTGCCCTACCAGGAGGCCAGTGCGGACCCAGTCCTACAGTCCAGACTGTTCGCATACGCGGACGCTCATCGGTACAGAATCGGGCCCAACTACAACCAGGTGCCCGTCAACTGCCCCTACGCGTCCAAGTTCTTCACCCCGGTCATGCGCGACGGGCCCATGAACGTCGACGGGAACTTCGGGTCCGAACCAAACTACTACTCGACAAACTGCAAGTACCAGTTCATCCAACAGGACAGACCCATCCAACAACACCAGGAGGTCTGGCAGGGGCCGGCGATCCCATACCATTGGGCCACCTCTGCGGGGGACATCGACTACGTGCAACCAAGAGCTCTGTACCAGAAAGTGCTTGCTAAGCAACCGGGCGCACAGGAGAGACTGGCACACAACGTCGGGGTGCACGTCGCGAACGCGTGCTCGGGGATCCAGGAACGGGTCTTCGAGATGTTCTCTAGAGTTGACCCACAGCTGGGGAACAGGATCAGAGAGATCGCTACTGAGAAGACCACCGAGAACAAAATGAACAAGTTGTGA
- the RMD5 gene encoding ubiquitin-protein ligase RMD5 (similar to Saccharomyces cerevisiae RMD5 (YDR255C); ancestral locus Anc_8.495), with amino-acid sequence MAKLLGKLEAEFEKLTGGHEAGGSGLRQTLSDTQDLKQQLRKLKAHLNKNIQEREGSPQDNKLMKKRAVIQDKVNKCYKVWDHAVKRQGKAVGLRYACFRKDALAQLKGAPLEEIYQHKIAPANRAFVDRAIGFHISRYNVGDLPLDEGANIVQYLETAYRVDRAASERLAPMGRMIHDLRRHEFDSCAAWASDHGDSVTPRLQFELFILKALQMVKVSGTTHTVKYLIDNVPQNLITYSEDSTYKDVSAALLAKMVLGHELPDIDAIIQERLQSCIRIFTHEFCAQNSLPFDSPLFLTVLSGIISLQYFIKYNQIRAASHVGWTTRDELPFDVELPDFLSHFHPIFICPVLKEETTSENPPYSLSCHHIISKKALDRLSKNGNLSFKCPYCPVHTTMIKTKRVNFVIL; translated from the coding sequence ATGGCTAAGTTACTGGGTAAATTGGAGGCAGAGTTCGAGAAACTGACGGGCGGGCATGAGGCAGGCGGGTCCGGCCTGCGCCAAACACTCAGCGACACGCAGGATTTGAAACAACAACTGCGGAAACTCAAGGCACACCTCAACAAGAACATCCAGGAACGTGAGGGGTCGCCACAGGACAACAAACtcatgaagaagagggcAGTTATACAGGACAAAGTTAACAAGTGTTACAAAGTGTGGGACCACGCTGTCAAGAGACAGGGGAAGGCAGTGGGGCTACGGTACGCTTGCTTTAGGAAGGATGCACTCGCACAACTCAAGGGCGCGCCGCTCGAGGAGATATACCAGCACAAGATTGCTCCAGCGAACAGAGCGTTCGTGGATAGGGCCATCGGGTTCCATATCTCGAGGTACAACGTCGGGGACTTACCCCTCGATGAGGGGGCCAATATCGTGCAGTACTTGGAGACCGCGTATAGAGTGGATAGGGCCGCCTCGGAGAGGCTCGCGCCCATGGGTCGCATGATCCATGATTTGAGAAGGCATGAGTTTGATAGTTGCGCCGCGTGGGCAAGCGACCACGGGGACAGCGTGACCCCGAGGTTGCAGTTCGAACTGTTTATATTGAAGGCGTTGCAGATGGTGAAAGTGAGTGGAACAACGCACACTGTCAAGTACTTGATTGATAACGTGCCGCAAAACCTTATCACGTACAGCGAGGACTCCACGTACAAGGACGTCTCTGCGGCACTGCTGGCGAAGATGGTCCTCGGACACGAACTGCCCGATATCGACGCAATCATACAAGAGAGACTGCAGTCGTGCATCCGGATCTTCACGCACGAGTTCTGCGCTCAAAATAGCCTGCCCTTCGACTCCCCCTTGTTCCTCACCGTCCTCAGCGGGATCATCTCACTCCAGTATTTTATCAAATACAACCAAATTAGAGCAGCGTCACACGTAGGTTGGACCACCAGGGACGAACTACCCTTCGACGTCGAGCTGCCAGATTTCTTGTCCCATTTCCACCCGATATTCATCTGCCCAGTGTTAAAGGAGGAGACGACAAGCGAAAACCCACCGTACTCCCTGTCCTGCCATCATATCATATCCAAAAAGGCACTGGACAGACTTTCGAAGAATGGGAACTTATCATTCAAGTGCCCTTATTGTCCCGTACACACAACAATGATAAAGACCAAGAGAGTCAATTTTGTCATATTATAA
- the CHL4 gene encoding Chl4p (similar to Saccharomyces cerevisiae CHL4 (YDR254W); ancestral locus Anc_8.492), whose protein sequence is MELDDAYVPYMGKNYELTQMRRLPLATLVRLARKWCRKFGFARRRLSAEHLEDDLHEFVMMKYNRKVVTQRLLAKYWPDGLNVYQLSQLDSCIVQQHSFHYRWHSKTIYKSKHERTHPHVDRDAFVNVLYETLTKHHYTHIYQFRHNNLPLMCYRVQLFDRPVASSGENQHSDKLVAIQTYYVAFMEDSEVPIIIHTAETGVYATLIQQAVKRALSTRTVIHLHDNELEPVRSIEKMFLVCGATRFSEAMGRWVPYAKGETDVSPLGNTGVHRSIVGQMVDPTDIQSKSMLKFKGSTSCHQGRHVYESLVPVERATFVFQDEVTREAQSSPGEVTVKFKFKGTDIFAGLHKLCDKRLVDIDKVPGWLAGENGNHSGTVDAHGNFIKKVSKKNLL, encoded by the coding sequence ATGGAACTCGACGATGCGTATGTCCCCTATATGGGAAAAAATTATGAGCTCACTCAAATGCGCCGGTTGCCTCTGGCCACATTAGTAAGATTGGCTCGGAAATGGTGTAGAAAGTTCGGATTCGCTAGGAGACGGCTCTCTGCGGAACACCTGGAAGATGACCTGCACGAGTTCGTCATGATGAAATACAACAGGAAGGTAGTCACTCAGAGGCTGCTGGCGAAGTACTGGCCCGACGGACTAAACGTGTACCAATTGAGTCAATTGGACAGCTGCATCGTGCAGCAACACTCATTCCATTACCGTTGGCATTCAAAGACTATATACAAATCAAAGCACGAGCGAACACACCCACATGTAGACAGGGATGCATTTGTGAACGTACTGTACGAGACTTTGACAAAGCACCATTACACGCACATATACCAATTCCGTCACAACAACCTCCCGCTGATGTGCTACAGGGTGCAGTTGTTCGATAGACCCGTCGCCAGCTCAGGGGAGAACCAGCATAGTGACAAGCTTGTTGCGATTCAAACGTACTACGTAGCGTTCATGGAGGACAGCGAAGTCCCCATCATAATACACACCGCTGAAACGGGAGTATACGCAACTTTGATACAGCAAGCTGTCAAGCGTGCTCTCTCTACCAGAACGGTGATACATTTGCATGATAACGAGCTGGAACCAGTCCGATCGATAGAGAAAATGTTTCTCGTATGTGGTGCGACTCGGTTCAGCGAGGCGATGGGGAGGTGGGTCCCCTACGCCAAGGGCGAGACGGATGTGTCACCCTTGGGGAACACGGGAGTCCATCGGAGCATTGTTGGACAGATGGTGGATCCCACCGACATACAATCCAAGAGTATGTTGAAGTTTAAGGGCAGTACCTCTTGTCACCAGGGCCGCCATGTGTACGAATCGTTGGTGCCTGTAGAGAGGGCCACATTTGTCTTTCAGGATGAGGTGACCCGTGAGGCCCAGTCCTCCCCAGGTGAAGTCACTGTCAAGTTCAAATTCAAGGGGACAGATATCTTTGCAGGGTTGCATAAGCTATGTGATAAACGGCTGGTCGACATCGATAAAGTGCCAGGGTGGCTTGCTGGCGAGAACGGGAACCATTCTGGCACAGTAGACGCACATGGGAACTTTATCAAGAAGGTGAGTAAGAAAAACTTGCTATAG
- the MET32 gene encoding Met32p (similar to Saccharomyces cerevisiae MET32 (YDR253C) and MET31 (YPL038W); ancestral locus Anc_8.486): MAKREGDYYRRITDAILNVSNNGTDPKLRELLNRLGGVVNTKTENIATPVRVQSVDPSLLDSKFKEQNGMLLKLFTDEVGGHTDSLGGYTGPEKEKYAYRGADRLDTQTPYKSIPKSYKPQSSIDRPFVCAKCHMNFLRCSDLRRHEKIHLPVLPNICSQCGKGFARKDALKRHVNTLACKRNKKKIASLVSNESNRTNSHTSSTSNK, encoded by the coding sequence ATGGCGAAACGGGAAGGTGACTACTACAGGAGGATTACTGACGCTATTTTAAACGTATCGAATAACGGTACTGACCCGAAATTGAGAGAACTGCTGAATAGACTCGGTGGAGTGGTCAACACGAAAACAGAGAATATTGCAACGCCTGTCAGAGTACAATCTGTTGATCCATCCCTACTGGACAGtaaattcaaagaacaGAATGGCatgctgttgaaactgttTACGGACGAAGTAGGCGGACATACAGATTCCTTGGGAGGTTATACAGGCCCAGAGAAGGAGAAATATGCATACAGAGGGGCAGACAGGTTAGATACGCAAACGCCATACAAATCGATCCCAAAATCTTATAAACCACAATCAAGCATAGATAGACCCTTTGTTTGTGCGAAATGCCACATGAATTTTCTGAGGTGCTCCGATCTGAGAAGACACGAGAAGATACATTTGCCCGTGCTCCCCAACATATGCTCGCAATGCGGCAAAGGGTTTGCAAGAAAGGACGCCCTGAAGAGACATGTTAACACACTTGCGTgtaaaagaaacaagaagaaaatagCTTCTCTAGTGAGCAACGAAAGTAACAGAACAAACAGTCATACCAGTTCAACCTCAAATAAATAA
- the BTT1 gene encoding CCR4-NOT core subunit BTT1 (similar to Saccharomyces cerevisiae BTT1 (YDR252W) and EGD1 (YPL037C); ancestral locus Anc_8.485), whose protein sequence is MPIDQEKLAKLQKLSAKNKVGGTRRKLAKKPSSTAGAQKDDTKLQAQLAKFNAVTVDNVAEANFFKDDGNVLHFNRVGVQVAPQHNTSVFYGIPQEKNLQELFPGIISQMGPESIQALTQLASQLQAQQQKGGDIANAEGAEAKKDEAIPELVEGQTFDAEVE, encoded by the coding sequence ATGCCAATCGATCAAGAAAAACTAGCCAAGTTGCAAAAACTGTCCGCCAAGAACAAGGTTGGTGGTACCAGAAGAAAGTTGGCGAAGAAGCCTTCTTCCACTGCTGGTGCTCAGAAGGACGACACCAAATTGCAGGCTCAATTGGCTAAGTTCAACGCCGTCACTGTTGACAACGTCGCCGAAGCCAACTTTTTCAAGGACGACGGTAACGTCTTGCATTTCAACAGAGTTGGTGTCCAAGTTGCCCCACAGCACAACACTTCCGTCTTCTACGGTATCCCACAGGAGAAGAATTTGCAAGAGTTGTTCCCAGGTATCATCTCTCAAATGGGTCCTGAATCCATTCAAGCTTTGACTCAGCTAGCCTCCCAATTGCAAGCTCAACAGCAGAAGGGTGGCGACATTGCCAACGCTGAAGGTGCTGAGGCCAAGAAGGACGAAGCCATCCCAGAATTGGTTGAGGGTCAAACTTTTGACGCCGAAGTCGAATAG
- the PAM1 gene encoding Pam1p (similar to Saccharomyces cerevisiae PAM1 (YDR251W) and SVL3 (YPL032C); ancestral locus Anc_8.484) → MTSPPDINKVLIVGNNPNVQLYTSRFQENKDIELYHVSNLKSNVFKMDTFAYGTAQYEIDNHFTSISNLVEALQELTGSPHALQLDLIILSASSLRELSTLPTELGQLIGSNTNILIESTGFLSLEQFIESDKVFASETFNGNVFSILTTYDVRELGPNNYQQYGNSSESQTIFIGQNSKTTNYPDDIASSMNVLETIFRSVFVNDKVSSCNHSPVAFLSEQWSMAIPKMCLDPLLILFEEKEVSKFPQQVLAKPLLSGLITEVLTIAKTMNIRLKPKMENEDHILEAWKSNNSGNNIPGLLYHFIEEGPSLDLDLLLLQPILLADDCDIKTPYLEFLYTVMMQYDKINRRESDWFVRSEMYSALKEKHGLLKDEKDILERNYLSLQTQNEDLRQKLMSRITDLERENDQLRRSNFNNQQQDVIDDLMRQLRDAKLNQTQMRDNSRAEDTAPLNIGPTSSNEVFHDSTDADVSFEERERQIKKKEQELLERELEIKKATRQQQMPAYTQMPSRQQSQSVPYFPNSNPLTVSPPQNNASVFPPAVAAKQYVPPNAGYQNKSNHSSPNLPVSSSNFVDPITAGLSPPLDSSEFGAASHKQSYASHHIKPTSRKNRQSHLPRIGHASSIAFNAMGNQNGNMGAGKRVSSLPTAYESNRQQRQTTMMDFPQPTTFANPDAGVGFQATSPDSSRNNSGTPNPPIQFGHAPAPAGDNGPVTNTPQQQSGSATPIAISHEFGSAPPAPSEPAAPISTDIEAPEPTEKPKKKKFSLFGKKDKKK, encoded by the coding sequence ATGACGTCTCCTCCGGACATAAACAAAGTTCTGATAGTTGGCAACAACCCGAACGTTCAACTGTACACCTCcagatttcaagaaaacaaagacaTAGAATTGTATCATGTCAGCAACTTGAAGTCCAACGTATTCAAAATGGATACATTTGCATACGGGACGGCTCAGTACGAAATTGATAACCATTTTACCTCTATAAGTAATCTGGTTGAGGCATTACAGGAACTGACAGGCTCGCCTCATGCATTGCAATTGGACTTGATTATTTTGAGTGCTTCGTCTTTGAGGGAATTGTCAACACTGCCCACCGAACTTGGACAGTTGATCGGTTCAAACACTAATATCTTAATTGAGAGTACTGGGTTTCTATCATTAGAACAATTCATTGAAAGTGATAAAGTGTTTGCCTCAGAGACGTTCAATGGCAATGTATTCAGTATATTAACAACATATGATGTACGTGAACTGGGTCCAAACAACTACCAACAATATGGGAACTCCAGCGAATCCCAAACGATCTTCATAGGCCAGAATAGCAAGACAACCAACTACCCTGACGACATTGCTAGTAGTATGAACGTTCTAGAAACTATTTTCCGTTCTGTTTTTGTTAACGATAAAGTCTCCTCTTGTAATCACTCACCTGTTGCATTTCTATCCGAACAATGGTCCATGGCCATTCCAAAAATGTGTCTTGACCCCTTATTAATTCTCTTTGAGGAAAAGGAAGTTAGCAAGTTCCCACAACAGGTCCTGGCTAAACCTCTCCTCTCCGGTTTGATCACGGAAGTTCTAACTATTGCCAAGACTATGAACATAAGACTGAAACcgaaaatggaaaatgaAGACCATATTTTGGAGGCCTGGAAATCTAACAATTCTGGAAATAATATCCCGGGCTTATTATACCACTTCATCGAAGAGGGTCCGTCACTGGATTTGGATCTTTTGTTGCTACAGCCCATCCTATTGGCTGACGATTGTGATATCAAAACTCCTTACTTGGAATTCTTGTATACCGTTATGATGCAGTACGACAAGATTAACAGACGTGAATCCGACTGGTTTGTCAGGTCAGAGATGTACAGtgctttgaaggaaaaacaTGGCTTATTGAAAGATGAGAAGGACATCCTAGAAAGGAACTATCTGTCGCTGCAAACCCAAAACGAAGACTTGAGACAGAAACTGATGAGCAGAATTACTGAtttagaaagagaaaatgaTCAGTTGAGAAGAAGTAACTTCAACAATCAGCAACAAGACGTAATCGACGATTTGATGAGGCAGTTGAGAGATGCTAAGTTGAACCAAACACAAATGAGGGACAACTCAAGAGCGGAAGATACGGCTCCTTTGAATATTGGGCCAACATCCAGTAATGAGGTTTTCCACGATTCCACTGATGCGGATGTCTCGTTTGAGGAACGGGAAAGACagataaagaagaaggagcaAGAGCTGCTAGAACGAGAGCTGGAGATAAAGAAAGCGACCagacagcagcagatgCCCGCATACACTCAAATGCCATCGCGGCAACAATCACAATCTGTCCCATACTTCCCGAATTCGAATCCTCTAACCGTGTCTCCGCCACAAAATAACGCTTCTGTTTTCCCTCCGGCTGTTGCCGCGAAGCAATACGTCCCTCCAAACGCCGGGTATCAAAACAAGTCGAACCATTCTTCGCCAAATTTGCCTGTCTCCTCTTCGAACTTTGTTGACCCAATTACAGCAGGCTTGAGTCCGCCATTGGATTCCTCTGAATTCGGGGCTGCTTCACACAAACAATCATATGCATCTCACCATATCAAACCAACGAGCCGGAAAAATAGACAGAGCCATTTGCCACGAATCGGGCATGCTTCGAGTATAGCTTTCAATGCTATGGGCAACCAGAATGGTAACATGGGCGCAGGTAAACGTGTAAGCTCATTGCCAACAGCATACGAGTCAAACAGACAGCAGAGGCAGACTACAATGATGGATTTCCCTCAACCCACCACATTTGCTAACCCAGATGCCGGCGTAGGCTTCCAAGCTACCTCTCCTGACTCGAGCAGAAATAACTCAGGCACGCCAAACCCTCCCATCCAGTTCGGACACGCTCCAGCACCAGCCGGCGACAATGGTCCCGTCACAAACACGCCTCAGCAACAGAGCGGCAGCGCGACACCTATTGCGATCAGTCATGAATTTGGTTCCGCCCCACCAGCTCCATCTGAGCCAGCGGCACCAATCTCTACCGACATTGAAGCGCCTGAACCGACGGAGAAAcccaagaaaaagaaattcaGTTTATTTGGcaagaaggacaagaagaaatga